From the genome of Gemmatimonas phototrophica, one region includes:
- a CDS encoding M20/M25/M40 family metallo-hydrolase, translating to MFPPQIARRLLTAATVLLPATLTAQTTATFPTPDATLERIWRLGMDSSQVQRLGQVLLDSLGPRLTGTARQKAANDWLVSLYKQWGVEGRNEQTGTWRGWRRGHSHIDLLTPRVRTLEGTMLAWSPGTKRKDLTASTMILPRFADSTEFVRWLPQAKGKLVLVSAPQPTCRPTDSWNANATPASKARMDSLRADVTREWGGANVRGTGYSNALGTGSLGVRLEQGGVAGVITSRPKNAWGTIDVFETYNTTAPAVALSCEDYGLVFRLTENKQAPTLRLNLDAELLGEQPIFNTIGMIKGSEKPNEYVLLSAHFDSFDGGSGATDNGTGSLTMLEAFRLLTQVYPKPKRTIIVGHWTAEEHGLVGSRAYTEDHPEVVQGLHALFNQDAGTGRILNIGAGGLPNGGEHLKTWMGRLPTEFSSVVTARIPGSPAGGGSDDASFACYGAPAFGMGGTGWEYGNYTWHTNRDTFDKVVWDDLKHNATLVAMLAYLASEDATTITRERATAEQIAPGRSGPGAFAWPSCQKAPRSTNPRLR from the coding sequence ATGTTCCCACCGCAAATTGCCCGGCGACTGCTCACGGCCGCCACGGTGCTGCTCCCGGCCACCCTGACGGCCCAGACCACCGCCACCTTCCCCACCCCCGACGCGACGCTCGAGCGGATCTGGCGGTTGGGGATGGACAGCTCGCAGGTGCAGCGGCTGGGGCAGGTGCTGCTCGATTCCCTTGGCCCCCGTCTCACCGGCACGGCACGCCAGAAGGCGGCCAATGACTGGTTGGTGTCGTTGTACAAGCAGTGGGGGGTGGAGGGGCGCAACGAACAGACCGGCACCTGGCGCGGCTGGCGGCGCGGACACTCGCATATTGACCTGCTCACGCCGCGGGTGCGTACGCTCGAAGGCACCATGCTGGCTTGGAGCCCGGGTACGAAGCGCAAGGATCTCACGGCGTCTACCATGATTCTCCCGCGCTTTGCCGATAGCACCGAGTTTGTGCGTTGGCTCCCGCAGGCCAAGGGCAAGCTGGTGCTGGTGTCGGCACCGCAGCCCACCTGTCGCCCCACCGACAGCTGGAACGCGAACGCCACCCCGGCCAGCAAGGCGCGCATGGACAGCCTGCGGGCCGACGTGACGCGCGAATGGGGCGGGGCCAACGTGCGTGGTACCGGCTATAGCAACGCGTTGGGCACCGGCAGCCTGGGCGTGCGGCTTGAGCAGGGTGGCGTGGCCGGCGTGATTACGTCGCGCCCCAAGAATGCCTGGGGCACCATTGATGTGTTCGAGACCTACAACACCACGGCGCCGGCCGTGGCCCTCTCGTGCGAAGACTACGGGTTGGTGTTCCGGCTCACGGAGAACAAGCAGGCGCCCACGCTGCGCCTCAACCTCGACGCCGAGCTGCTGGGTGAACAGCCCATCTTCAATACGATCGGCATGATCAAGGGCAGCGAAAAGCCGAACGAATACGTGTTGCTGTCGGCACACTTCGATTCGTTCGATGGCGGCAGTGGCGCGACCGACAACGGCACCGGCTCGCTCACCATGCTGGAAGCGTTCCGGTTGCTCACGCAGGTGTATCCCAAGCCCAAGCGCACCATCATCGTGGGGCATTGGACCGCCGAAGAGCACGGCCTGGTGGGCTCACGGGCGTACACCGAGGATCATCCCGAAGTGGTGCAGGGGCTTCACGCGCTCTTCAATCAGGATGCGGGCACCGGGCGCATTTTGAACATTGGCGCTGGTGGATTGCCCAATGGTGGCGAGCATCTGAAGACGTGGATGGGACGCTTGCCCACCGAGTTCTCCAGTGTGGTGACAGCCCGCATTCCCGGGTCACCGGCTGGTGGTGGCAGCGATGATGCCAGCTTTGCCTGCTATGGCGCCCCCGCCTTTGGCATGGGTGGCACCGGCTGGGAATATGGCAACTACACCTGGCACACCAACCGCGACACATTCGACAAGGTCGTGTGGGATGATCTCAAGCACAACGCGACGTTGGTGGCGATGCTGGCGTACCTCGCGAGCGAAGATGCCACCACCATTACGCGCGAGCGCGCCACCGCCGAACAGATTGCGCCGGGACGCAGTGGGCCTGGCGCGTTTGCGTGGCCTAGCTGCCAGAAGGCGCCGAGGTCGACCAATCCGCGTTTGCGTTGA
- a CDS encoding sensor histidine kinase gives MTSIPVLSGRRSVRRTVIVSAVAVVALAVFLVSWRDYQFTTRLLADQASRGMSASVAGAAARLDALVATRLDAVRTAAQNPLLVDYANGDRTARNGALQALYALVRLDPIHNTEVGIIDNQRRVILATADTVDPGSPGTIADLPYPIALNFLSGAGNAANTAFVASVRNRKAEQRAVLGLRTRPTVYTQVLGEEARGTAAQGLMRVRETSGAVVAAWPLPQKGKVPPAAQPWDSLPPNVSLLSETILPGGIRERRFRMVTHGNIVREASLRLKTVPWYVAMTVDEADVLAPARLEATNTLKYAGGVLLGVALLSALIGRRFAARIEETAVVVRRIAGGDRTARVVIDRTNDEITQLGRDVNRMTDELAGTLSSLEERTQQLEAELEERAILEARLVESRRMEAIGMVAGTVAHDFNNMLTIVLSAAESARAALPDRCEAAPDIDEIVMAAERGADLTRRLMGIARQSDARPARLDAAVLLRDNSRLLRRLVRDGSIDVVTMDSRAWVFIDAADLLQSLLNLVANARDASGDAPPRVSIRVERVLQPPGGLLGGAVLDDGEYVTIAVQDYGSGMDPKTVNRLCEPFFTTKPRGKGTGLGLASVSKSMREVGGALAVRSARGEGSTFTLVLPFAGTSPNAVNANADWSTSAPSGS, from the coding sequence ATGACGTCAATACCCGTACTGTCCGGACGCCGCTCCGTGCGCCGCACCGTGATAGTGAGCGCCGTGGCGGTCGTGGCCTTGGCCGTGTTCCTCGTGTCTTGGCGAGACTATCAGTTTACCACCCGGTTGCTGGCCGACCAGGCGTCACGCGGCATGTCGGCCAGCGTCGCCGGCGCCGCCGCACGCCTGGATGCGCTGGTTGCGACGCGTCTTGATGCGGTGCGTACAGCCGCGCAGAATCCGTTGCTGGTGGATTATGCCAACGGGGATCGTACGGCCCGCAATGGGGCGCTCCAGGCGTTGTACGCGCTGGTGCGACTCGATCCCATCCACAATACCGAAGTTGGCATCATCGACAATCAACGCCGGGTAATTCTGGCGACGGCTGATACCGTCGATCCGGGTTCGCCCGGCACCATCGCCGATCTCCCCTACCCCATCGCTCTCAATTTTCTGTCCGGTGCGGGGAATGCGGCGAATACGGCCTTCGTGGCCTCCGTGCGCAACCGGAAGGCTGAACAGCGTGCCGTGCTGGGGCTCCGCACCCGACCGACCGTCTATACCCAAGTACTCGGCGAAGAGGCTCGCGGTACGGCTGCGCAGGGACTGATGCGCGTGCGTGAGACGTCAGGCGCCGTGGTGGCCGCCTGGCCACTTCCGCAAAAAGGCAAGGTGCCCCCTGCGGCGCAGCCGTGGGATTCGCTGCCGCCAAATGTCTCGCTGCTGTCGGAAACCATTCTCCCGGGCGGGATTCGCGAGCGGCGTTTCCGCATGGTGACGCACGGCAATATCGTTCGAGAAGCCTCGTTACGGCTGAAAACGGTGCCATGGTACGTCGCCATGACCGTCGATGAAGCCGACGTCCTCGCCCCAGCGCGTCTCGAAGCCACAAACACGCTGAAGTACGCGGGCGGGGTGCTGCTTGGAGTGGCGCTGCTCTCGGCGCTGATAGGGCGGCGTTTCGCAGCACGCATTGAAGAGACCGCCGTGGTGGTACGCCGCATTGCAGGCGGTGACCGTACTGCCCGTGTGGTCATTGACCGCACCAATGACGAGATCACGCAATTAGGGCGCGATGTGAATCGTATGACCGACGAACTCGCCGGCACCTTGTCGAGTCTCGAAGAACGGACCCAGCAACTGGAAGCTGAACTCGAGGAACGAGCCATTCTCGAGGCGCGCCTGGTGGAGTCGCGCCGGATGGAGGCGATCGGTATGGTCGCCGGGACGGTGGCCCATGATTTCAACAATATGCTCACCATTGTCCTGAGCGCCGCGGAGTCGGCTCGCGCCGCCTTGCCTGACCGCTGTGAGGCGGCCCCGGACATCGATGAAATTGTCATGGCGGCCGAACGGGGGGCAGATCTCACGCGTCGCCTGATGGGGATTGCCCGCCAGAGCGATGCGCGTCCTGCCCGCCTCGATGCCGCCGTGCTGCTGCGCGACAACAGTCGTTTGCTTCGTCGATTGGTTCGTGACGGCAGCATCGACGTGGTGACCATGGACAGCCGCGCCTGGGTGTTCATTGATGCGGCGGACCTGCTGCAGTCATTGCTCAACCTCGTGGCCAACGCGCGTGACGCCAGCGGCGATGCCCCCCCGCGCGTGTCGATCCGAGTAGAGCGGGTCCTGCAACCTCCAGGCGGCTTGTTGGGCGGCGCGGTCCTTGACGATGGCGAGTATGTCACGATCGCCGTACAGGACTACGGTTCAGGCATGGATCCGAAAACCGTGAATCGGTTGTGCGAACCGTTCTTCACCACCAAACCTCGCGGCAAGGGAACCGGCCTGGGGCTTGCCTCCGTATCCAAATCCATGCGTGAGGTGGGCGGCGCACTGGCGGTTCGGTCCGCCCGCGGCGAGGGAAGCACTTTCACTCTCGTGCTTCCGTTCGCCGGCACCAGCCCCAACGCGGTCAACGCAAACGCGGATTGGTCGACCTCGGCGCCTTCTGGCAGCTAG
- a CDS encoding ABC transporter substrate-binding protein has translation MLSCASPPAPPSRLELAHELWGGFYPLDIATLEQSSTLELAVVVEEDSDLLFARFAAGAHDAIAASLVDLLRLQQSVQSLRIVGCTDESRGADAVVARSTVGSISELRGRRIGVRPGTFSELLVSRMLATANLSTSDVQLVSVAARNVPEALRNGTVDAAETWEPYLSSVRDPAFRSLFSTAETPGLVIQCVAVRDQVLRTKPGAVREMIARVIAVGTSVMQTPDSVVPRAARALKRDVLSMPPVRGFRWLSLEDNRQLLGANGQPRLLQAATEHVRFLADIGVLRAPLDLPSLITAEFLPQ, from the coding sequence ATGCTCTCCTGCGCGTCACCGCCTGCTCCCCCGTCCCGTCTTGAGTTGGCGCATGAACTGTGGGGCGGATTCTATCCGCTCGATATCGCCACGCTTGAACAGTCGTCGACGCTGGAACTCGCAGTCGTGGTCGAAGAGGACTCCGACCTGCTCTTCGCCCGCTTTGCCGCGGGAGCGCACGACGCCATCGCCGCCTCGCTGGTCGACCTGTTGCGCCTGCAGCAGTCCGTGCAGTCCCTGCGCATCGTCGGATGCACAGACGAGTCCCGGGGCGCCGATGCGGTGGTGGCCCGGTCGACCGTTGGCAGCATCTCCGAGTTGCGGGGACGACGGATCGGCGTGCGGCCCGGTACCTTTTCGGAACTGTTGGTGAGCCGCATGCTGGCCACGGCCAATCTCTCCACCAGCGATGTGCAGCTTGTTAGTGTCGCCGCCAGGAATGTCCCTGAAGCTCTGCGCAACGGCACCGTTGACGCCGCCGAAACGTGGGAGCCCTATCTCTCGAGCGTGCGTGATCCTGCCTTTCGCTCACTGTTCTCCACCGCCGAAACACCCGGGCTCGTAATTCAGTGTGTCGCCGTCCGTGATCAGGTGCTGCGTACCAAACCGGGAGCGGTGCGGGAAATGATTGCTCGAGTGATTGCAGTGGGCACTTCGGTAATGCAAACGCCCGATTCCGTGGTCCCACGTGCCGCCCGCGCCCTCAAACGCGACGTACTGTCCATGCCGCCAGTGCGCGGCTTTCGGTGGCTGTCGCTGGAGGACAATCGGCAACTGCTTGGGGCGAACGGCCAACCGCGACTGCTGCAGGCGGCCACGGAACACGTGCGGTTTCTCGCCGACATAGGCGTGCTGCGGGCACCGCTGGACTTGCCGAGTCTGATTACCGCCGAGTTCCTGCCGCAATGA
- the pth gene encoding aminoacyl-tRNA hydrolase, which produces MVTPRWRIPRPARLPLRMKVIVGLGNPGREYEATRHNVGWWLVEHLARRWHFEPFRKDGDAVSTTGLVGTKKVKLVKPQTYMNKSGEVLRSYLKREGWSAAQDLLVVVDEVAVPLGEYRLRAAGSPGGHNGLKSVEAHLKTAAYPRLRIGIKPIDERRQIGDLADFVLHPMPRDERELVEGLYDRLTSAVELWIADGTEKAVSTLGR; this is translated from the coding sequence ATGGTCACTCCACGCTGGCGTATTCCGCGCCCCGCGCGTTTGCCCCTCCGTATGAAAGTCATTGTTGGACTGGGAAACCCCGGACGCGAGTATGAAGCCACCCGCCACAATGTGGGCTGGTGGCTGGTCGAACATCTTGCGCGCCGCTGGCACTTTGAGCCGTTCCGCAAGGACGGCGACGCCGTGAGCACCACCGGCCTCGTGGGCACCAAGAAGGTCAAGCTGGTCAAACCGCAGACGTACATGAACAAGAGCGGCGAAGTGCTGCGCAGCTATCTCAAGCGTGAGGGCTGGAGCGCGGCGCAGGACCTGCTCGTAGTGGTCGATGAAGTCGCCGTGCCGTTGGGCGAGTATCGGCTGCGTGCCGCCGGGAGCCCCGGAGGACACAACGGGCTCAAGAGCGTTGAAGCGCATCTCAAGACGGCCGCCTACCCGCGACTGCGTATTGGCATCAAGCCCATTGATGAACGGCGCCAGATTGGCGATCTCGCCGACTTCGTGCTGCACCCCATGCCACGCGACGAACGCGAACTGGTGGAAGGGCTGTACGACCGTTTGACGTCCGCCGTGGAACTGTGGATTGCCGACGGGACCGAAAAAGCGGTCAGCACCCTGGGGCGCTGA
- a CDS encoding 50S ribosomal protein L25/general stress protein Ctc, whose product MANATLNATVRAETGKGAARKIRQAGDIPAVIYGHNREPQSLVLNARETEKLVKSIPVSSTAIELVIDGKSARTLIREIQRHPFKRTILHIDFQELVAGETVMVKCPIVYIGTPEGVRVDGGILDQIMHELQIQVDPSNIPNHIDVDISSLKVGKSLHVSDLTVPAGIKIVDEATSTVCIVQQPKQAAETPASTAEPELIRKAKPDDAK is encoded by the coding sequence ATGGCTAACGCCACGCTGAACGCAACGGTCCGCGCCGAAACGGGCAAGGGCGCCGCACGCAAGATCCGTCAGGCGGGTGACATTCCCGCGGTCATCTACGGTCACAATCGTGAGCCGCAGTCGCTCGTGCTCAACGCGCGTGAGACCGAAAAGTTGGTGAAGAGCATCCCCGTGAGCAGCACCGCCATCGAGTTGGTCATCGACGGCAAGTCGGCCCGGACGCTCATTCGCGAAATTCAGCGCCACCCGTTCAAGCGCACCATCTTGCACATCGACTTCCAGGAACTGGTCGCCGGTGAAACGGTGATGGTGAAGTGCCCCATCGTCTACATCGGCACACCGGAAGGCGTCCGTGTCGACGGCGGCATTCTCGATCAGATCATGCACGAGCTGCAGATCCAGGTCGATCCGAGCAACATCCCGAACCACATCGACGTGGACATCTCGTCGCTCAAGGTGGGCAAGTCGTTGCACGTGTCCGACCTCACGGTCCCCGCGGGCATCAAGATCGTGGACGAAGCCACCAGCACCGTGTGCATCGTGCAGCAGCCCAAGCAGGCCGCCGAAACGCCGGCCAGCACCGCCGAGCCGGAGCTCATCCGCAAGGCCAAGCCCGACGACGCGAAGTAA
- a CDS encoding ribose-phosphate diphosphokinase — protein MTPLTAATDVPATSSSRGFKILSGTANRPLAEEVARSLGTELCKVTCTRFADGEVFVRIDENIRGADVFVVQPTNPPGENMLELLLLIDAARRASAARVTCVLPYTGYARQDRKDQPRVAIGAKLMANLIETAGADRVLGLDFHAHQLQGFFDVPVDHLYAAPVFTNYFRRKELKDLVVVAPDVGSAKMARGFAKRLDATFAIIDKRRPKANVAEVMNVVGEVEGRDCLIPDDMIDTAGTVSEAAKALKNLGANDIYVCATHALFSGPAVERLSNAPIKEVVVTDTINLPPERRFDALRILSVGDLLAKAIRFTHADQSVSVLFE, from the coding sequence ATGACGCCCCTGACCGCCGCCACGGACGTTCCCGCTACGTCCTCGTCTCGCGGATTCAAGATCCTGTCCGGCACGGCCAACCGGCCACTCGCCGAAGAGGTCGCCCGTTCGCTGGGCACGGAACTGTGCAAGGTGACCTGCACCCGCTTCGCCGATGGTGAAGTGTTCGTGCGGATCGATGAGAACATTCGTGGCGCCGACGTCTTTGTCGTGCAGCCCACCAATCCGCCGGGCGAAAACATGCTCGAGCTGCTGCTGCTCATTGATGCAGCGCGCCGGGCGAGTGCGGCTCGCGTGACCTGCGTGTTGCCGTACACCGGCTACGCGCGCCAGGACCGCAAAGATCAGCCGCGCGTGGCGATTGGTGCCAAGCTCATGGCCAACCTCATCGAGACCGCCGGCGCCGATCGCGTGCTGGGGCTCGATTTCCATGCGCACCAGCTGCAAGGCTTCTTCGACGTGCCGGTGGACCACCTGTACGCCGCGCCGGTGTTCACGAATTACTTCCGCCGGAAGGAGCTCAAGGACCTGGTGGTGGTGGCGCCCGACGTGGGTTCGGCCAAGATGGCCCGTGGATTTGCCAAGCGGCTCGATGCCACCTTTGCCATCATCGACAAGCGTCGTCCCAAGGCCAATGTGGCCGAAGTCATGAACGTCGTTGGCGAAGTGGAAGGGCGGGATTGTCTCATTCCCGACGACATGATCGACACCGCCGGTACGGTCTCCGAGGCGGCCAAGGCGCTCAAGAACCTGGGCGCGAACGACATTTACGTGTGCGCCACGCACGCCCTCTTCAGCGGCCCCGCCGTGGAACGGCTGTCCAATGCGCCCATCAAGGAAGTCGTGGTCACCGATACCATCAATCTGCCGCCGGAGCGCCGCTTTGATGCGCTGCGGATCCTGTCGGTGGGGGATTTGCTCGCCAAGGCCATCCGCTTTACGCACGCGGATCAGTCGGTGAGTGTGCTGTTCGAGTGA